The Miscanthus floridulus cultivar M001 chromosome 6, ASM1932011v1, whole genome shotgun sequence genomic interval TCTTATCTTTGGGTACCAGGCCATGCTCCCACACTGGACTACGCAGATCGCAAGTAATCTTTTAGAAACAGAATCCAACCTTTTTGGGATCTCATCTTTTATATACACGTCAGGACGTACCTTATCCAAGATCAAACAAGCAATGGTGCCAACAAAAGTGTTATGGCAGTTTGCACTCATTGAGGAAACAATGATTAAGGGACCGGTAAAACAGTAGGGTGGCTGAGGTTTTGAAGCTAAAAGATGATATGAAAAATCATGCAGATAATGACTTCTATGTTTTTTCCAGAGAACGTGCCTACGAAtgtgtttcattaagaggaaaaCAAATCCACCACACAGCTTTCACTGCCATGAGCTAGCTCAAGGTCAAGGAGCTGACACAAGTTTAGGATTATATTACAAATTTACCTTATAATTCACGAACTTTACTCTTGAGCACCAGTGTCCAGTCTTTGCTCTTTCCTTCAGCATGCTTTTCTTGCCACCTTGTCATCAAATCCAAGTCATACCCAGACCAATTGGTTATTGTATCTTCTTGCCTGTACTTGGTGTTACCACTCACTTAATTTAACTTGGGATCTATTTAGTTTCCTTAACAAGATGCCATTGTTTTGTCATTGGATCCTGGACAAGGTATATACCAGAATTCTCAGTTTATAATGAAGCTGAACATAATTTAGTTTACAATTATCTTTAAGTTTTTTATTCCTGATAAAATATTTTGCAGCTAACAGAAAGATCCATGTTAacttataaaaaataatattaacATAAAATAGAACACTCCTTGAAGTTAAACCAATGAAACCGATGGAAGTGTTATCAAGTCATCCAATTGATCGTGATTAGTCATCCTAGTCGGTATCCTAGACTCAACTAGGGGCTACGACTCGATTAGGCAGATTAGTTTTCTGGCCATCCAATTAGTTGTCGACTGAATCCAGATGACTAGGGGGTGGACGACCGGAAACAGAATGGAATTGTTGGGCAGGAGAGGGCATGGGCTGCATGCTGCATCTAAGATGGCTTAGGCCACTTTGGCTCATGTTTTTCAGCCCAATTTGCAACCCTAAATGCTGCCACCATCCTAGAGTTATCTTCATGCTTGATTTGTACTCTAGAACATATAGTATATTAGTATATGTTTGGTATATTAGTCCTGATATAACGACTAGGGGATGACCAGAGCCAGGTCGACGATTAACCGCAACTAGTCGCTTGGTCGGTCTCATGGCGACTAGGACTGACTAGACGACTTGATAACACTTTATTCAACGTGTACCTTGAGCTGCCTTGAGTTTTTGACACACATAGTAGTGCAATGTTGTATCTTGGATGGTAAGTTATTTATCTGAGTTTACtactcttattttcttccacgatTTAAGCTTCTACCTCAAACAAGTTGGGAGCATGGCATATCATTAGAGTGGGGTGTTATATGTCGACAATGAGTATATGCTAAGGCCTAAGGCTAAGATTCAGAGTTACATTCTGGAAGACAGCATGAAACAATGGACAACTCAACTTGATCAGAAATGAACCTTTTGCTGGCAATCTTCGCATAGAAAAACGCCTCCACAACCCCATAAAAAAGGAGCCTTTGCTAGTGTTTTCTCTCTTTTACTCAACTCATAAGTCATGATATTATGGAGTTTTCAAATTGAATGCCGTATCCTTGTAAAGGTTATAGACGAGTAAACTTTTTTTCTACAAACACATTATGTTTTTTTTTGGTAGCTAAAAGCTTTTAGTTCTAGATAATTAAGGATTTGATAAAATGTTTATAGAACAGCAACTGAGTAAAGTAGTAATTTAACCCAGATAACTGCAACCGCTTGCACCCTCTACAAATTCTCTATATCATTAGTTGACATGAGAAACCAAGAGGTACAATACAGGTACCTCCTATTTTATGAGAAGGTAATGATGTTAATTAGAGACAATTAATGGCAGGAAGAACCAATACATCTCGGAATTTCTAGAGGATTGTAATAACACTTGAAGTTGTAACTTTAAGTACCTAGCTTACCTTGCAGGAGCCATGAAGATTTCGGTGGTTTTGAAGCAGAAATGGCCATTTCTCGAACCCATGGTGATTTACTTGGGTTGCACCAAATAAGATGCCCAAACCTCATCAGCTGGAGGGGGTGGTTGAATCCAGTGCCCAGGTATACGGCTGCAGGCAGGTGGAACATTTACTATCAGGGAAACTATTATATGAGATTCGTTTAACACACCACAGCACTGATCCATTTTGTCACCCTAGTACATTAGTATATGTTATTATATAGGAATAGAATATATTCGAGCAAAAACAATGAATGGTCATGCTAAATTATATTTTTTCCAGCAGCAACAAGATAAAAGCTATCATAAGTGTATCTGACTTGAAAGTTGAAAACACAACAATGCATCAACATCGATGCAATTGAACACCTAGAAGACGGGTCAGATCTGTGTTTTTACTTCAAGATGAAGAATAATATATTATGCCTGTTTGGAGCAAAACATAGTTCTTTCACAGGAATAGGCAAAACTCCTTTGGAGTCCATTCTGTTTCCTCCAAATTGGAATAACTCCATTCCAAACAGGATGCATTGACCAACAAAGATGCACCTTTTTCAAGTGCGATTCCTAACCTAGAGTCTAGACCATAATAATGGTCAATAGATGCTATTTCACAATAAACTCCTCATGAGGTTAACCTTCCTTTCATCTTGTTACGGTTAACTAAACAAGCTCACAAACCATAACTGCACAGAAACTTGAAAATACTTACAGAAATGCTTGCTTAATGCATCTAAGCTAACTTGGAAGAAATTGTACGAACAAGTAGAAGTCTTACCTTCCTCCAGGTCTGATGAAAGAATCCCACATTCTACGGACCTACAACAGAGACAATATAAAGACAAGTTGATTGAGTAGGTATATTGAGTAATTGCCCATGCCATGAAGTGAAAATTATCAAGTTATTTGTTAGGTTACGAAGCCTAGTTTGTATTTCTCTGATTTACACTGCCTTATATACGATTCATAATAAATAAGAAAAGGCTTGCCCAAAGTTCTGAAGTTAGCATAATTACCTCAATGAGTGTCCCCATGTCATAGCTACTTCCATGATAATAATGGTAGAACTCAAAAGGCAGACTGCTTACAGGGTCATGATGTTCATGCCCTTTTCCCTCAAATCTATGGCCTTCATCTTCATGTTCAGTTTTCTGGCTTGCCTGGTCATTTCTCTCATTTATCCCGCCATCTCCCAGGTCCTTGTCTTCAGATGGTCCACTAGGTTGTTCAGAACCACCTTCTTGAGAATTGGCATTCTGTGGAGGCTTCCTTGATTCCTCAGCAGTTAGAATAGCATCCTTAACAGCATCAGTTCGAGCAGCAGATGCAGTTTGACGCTCCTCTTCCTCGACTGCAGCCTTAACACGCTCGAGGTATTTATCATCCTCTTCAGGAAGAAAATGACCTAAAACATTTAACATAAAAAGAAACTCATATATCCATCTCTTGTATTTACACtgaacaagataaaaaaaagggaaaaatcAACACCACCAACGGAAAAAGAAAAGTTTGCAGTCTTGCAGAGACAGGAGCACTCTGTCATTCCAAAAAGTTTGTGCTAGTGGGATCATACACAGGTAGGAGCAGATTTGTATTGCCAAATGGATATGACATCCTCTTTACCTCTTAAAAAGAGAGAAGGATCGTTACAGGCATATGTGCTTCAGCGGTTCAGCCTTCAGCATGCAAAATGCCAGAATATGAATAACATAGTATTTAAAGTCAGAAAAACACAATGATAACCCATCTCTTCACTTTAGTAAAAGTCCATCATGGGAATTGTTGTTTCACTGTGTAAGTCGACTAGGAAAATAAAGTCTAGTCAGTAGGCACCATAATTTTTCCCACCACTGCCCATGCTTTCAAGGCACAATAATAACATGAATGATTAAGTAATaatatatttattaattaaataCAAAATAATCcgattaataattattttctagaTAATACAACTCATTCATGTACAGAACATATTTTGTAAAACAGAGaatgtaaataaataaataggaaAATAAGAATATCTTACCTTGTTTCTTCATTTTTTGAACTCTTATAGACCGAAGCTCCTGAAGTTTCTCGACCATTAGGGCAAGCTCCAGCTGGAAGTACGAGATTTCAAATTGCCAATTGGGAAAATTAGCTTATTCAGGATAAAGAatattatgatgatactattAGCTCAAAAACATCCAACGAATCATTAGTAGATTAAAGTATAAAGAAATTCGAATGACTACTCAATTCTTCATGAACTGATTGCAAGATAGCTCTctataaaaaaaaacaagaaaatagGTGAATGATATCCCAGAAGATTGCTTGCACTAAGACAAGTATAGAGATCAGAGGGTTTCTAGAGTTATAAGAAAACTAGATAAAGGTCACAAGAATAAAAAGGCATGACTTAAAATGTTGCAACTAAACTTATACAAACAAAAAATCATTGGTTTGTATCAATGTTCGGTAGTATGCGGTATGCGCTTGCACACAACTAGTAAAAGACAGTTCTGAAACACCCTAGAGAAGAGAATTTTCACAGGACAGCCTAGGCATGAAATTTTATTCCATAGTACCTCAGATTCTAGACGCTTTCTTTCCTCATTTGCTTTCTTTCTAGCAATCTGCTGCATGCTTTCCACCTGGTTTACAGGTACAAAAGTGAATACATTAGTTGTGAAGCAACAATGATGTCCTACTGCaatatatctttaattgtgaaacaaatttcaCAAATACGAGAAAGCACCTTCCGCTTTGCAATGTCCTTGGCTATTTGCTTAGCCCTCCATTCATCAGCTTCCTGATCAATTCTATCATAATCTGTGCGCTCCTGTGAAACAACAAGACAAGAGATGCCATCACATTTCACATAGTTGGATTTTTGGCAGTTTGGAGGGAATGCATTCAGAAAAGTATAGCCACAAAAAAAAGGAGACAATGATGAGTGGCACCTTCTGAAAAAGCTCTGCGACATGCTTCCTTCTCCTTTGCCTCCACTGCTTATTTCTCTTATATTTCTGCAGCTTCTGAGTCAACCTAACCATCGCTGATCTCTCCTCCCAAGGGCCACTTTGGCTAGTCACGGAATAGATAGGCCCAAGAAGATGCTGAAGCTGATAACAAAGGTAATTGGCTGCATCGGTTGTCATCGACTCATGAGTGTCCTGACTAATCCCCATGGACCTAGCTAGCTCAACAAAACGGAGGGGCTTGTCCTCTGAAGAATCACCAGACCCTGGCGGCAATTCTGCCGAAGACGAAGCAGATTCCTGCGTGGCAGCATCACCGGAATTTCTGGCCACTGCAATTTCCTCGATCTCTTTTATCCTGACAGGTCAAATTCTCTCTTAAGAAATGGGCATAAATAAGCAAACTACATGGTCATCAGTAGCTTTCGAGGGTTTTAGGAAATGGGGACTCACAGTGCAGTTGATAACTCAACGGTTTGTTGCAGCTTCCTCACGTGATCCCGCACGTTGTCCCGCTGCCAAAAGGTAACCGTAGGCgaaggcgggggcgggggcggttgCTGCCACTGCCATGGTTGAGGCTGAGGAGGAAAGGGGGGCGGCACCCCAAAGGCATTCGGCGGCCGGAACATACCGGCGGCTGCGGACGAGGAACACGAAGGCAGTCGTCAATCGCGGTCGCGGGGTGGCAAGCACGGTATCGCCCGAAGAACGGACGGCGGAACTGAAACTGGCGGAGAAGTCGTGCCTTACCGAGATTATTAAGTGACCCAGAGGAAGATGCGGCGCGGGAATAGGACGGAGCGTCTGTAGAACCGCGGCGAAGGCGGCCGGCGAGCGATgccgcggcggaggcggcggtgaGTGGTGGGCGGGCGCGGGATCGGCTGCGGCCAGTTCCAGTTGGAATTGGGACGGGAAGGGGGAAGAAGACGCGAGGAGCCGAGAAGGGGCTGGGGGTTGGGTGCTCGTGCGGGTTCTCGGCCCGAACGCGTTCGTGGGCCGTCTCCCGCTTGGAACGGGCGGGGCGGGCCGACACTGAAGAGGAGAGATTCGCGGACGCCGACGCAGGCGGCGGGCCTGTGGGCCTGCTCCCTCTCTCCAGGCCGCGTCTCTCTCTATCTTGGCAAAAATATTGCCGGGCCAAGTTACGTGCACAGTGTACAATTATGACAATCTCAGGGACGTTTCTGCAAGATTGACGGGTGATTGCTGATTGAATGGGCTCGGTGGGGCCCACAACGTGGGACAACGTTGTGATGGATATTTTTTGTTGGGTTAATTGGATCTGTGCTATTATAACTTTGTCGTTTCTGAAGAACAccattactattcgtctattttgAAGTATGTCATTACAATTTTTCGTTTCTCACAAATA includes:
- the LOC136457401 gene encoding U11/U12 small nuclear ribonucleoprotein 59 kDa protein-like, yielding MFRPPNAFGVPPPFPPQPQPWQWQQPPPPPPSPTVTFWQRDNVRDHVRKLQQTVELSTALIKEIEEIAVARNSGDAATQESASSSAELPPGSGDSSEDKPLRFVELARSMGISQDTHESMTTDAANYLCYQLQHLLGPIYSVTSQSGPWEERSAMVRLTQKLQKYKRNKQWRQRRRKHVAELFQKERTDYDRIDQEADEWRAKQIAKDIAKRKVESMQQIARKKANEERKRLESELELALMVEKLQELRSIRVQKMKKQGHFLPEEDDKYLERVKAAVEEEERQTASAARTDAVKDAILTAEESRKPPQNANSQEGGSEQPSGPSEDKDLGDGGINERNDQASQKTEHEDEGHRFEGKGHEHHDPVSSLPFEFYHYYHGSSYDMGTLIEVRRMWDSFIRPGGSRIPGHWIQPPPPADEVWASYLVQPK